The Virgibacillus sp. MSP4-1 genome has a segment encoding these proteins:
- the ribE gene encoding 6,7-dimethyl-8-ribityllumazine synthase: MGQIFEGSLVGSDLKVGIVVGRFNEFITKKLLEGAVGTLQRHGVSEEHIDTSWVPGAFEIPLISQKMAESGKYDAVIALGTVIRGSTPHFDYVCNEAAKGVSNAALNTGKPVIFGVITTDTIEQAIERAGTKAGNKGSEAAVAAVEMAQLVKDIEQ; the protein is encoded by the coding sequence ATGGGACAAATTTTTGAAGGAAGCTTAGTAGGATCGGATTTAAAAGTAGGAATCGTCGTCGGTCGTTTTAATGAATTTATCACAAAAAAATTATTGGAGGGTGCTGTAGGTACTCTGCAGCGTCATGGGGTTTCAGAGGAGCATATTGATACCTCCTGGGTGCCGGGGGCTTTTGAAATTCCGTTAATCTCGCAGAAAATGGCGGAATCCGGAAAGTACGATGCTGTGATTGCGCTTGGAACGGTTATCAGGGGCTCTACTCCTCATTTTGACTATGTTTGTAACGAGGCCGCAAAAGGCGTGTCAAATGCCGCGTTAAACACCGGAAAACCGGTCATTTTTGGTGTTATTACAACAGATACCATTGAGCAGGCAATCGAACGTGCAGGGACTAAGGCAGGGAACAAGGGCTCTGAAGCGGCTGTTGCTGCAGTGGAAATGGCCCAGTTAGTGAAAGATATTGAACAGTGA
- a CDS encoding GNAT family N-acetyltransferase: protein MTNTVVTILNEGDAEQYWNLRIEALKEAPDAFLTTYEEAVQRENPVDQTAERLSDENNITFGAFADEGLVGVTTLQFSDKRKEKHKAFLLAMYVKPEYQNQGIAKQLIFKAIQTARRSGEVEQIHLSVVSTNNAAIHLYESIGFKMYATEPRSIKTDKGYLDEHLMVLSL from the coding sequence ATGACAAATACGGTTGTAACCATTTTAAATGAAGGGGATGCAGAGCAGTACTGGAATTTAAGGATAGAGGCCTTAAAGGAGGCGCCGGATGCCTTTCTTACTACTTATGAAGAAGCTGTTCAGCGGGAAAATCCGGTTGACCAGACTGCTGAACGATTATCAGACGAAAATAATATAACTTTTGGAGCCTTTGCGGATGAAGGTTTAGTCGGTGTGACAACCTTACAGTTCTCGGATAAAAGGAAAGAAAAACATAAAGCTTTTCTCTTAGCTATGTATGTAAAGCCGGAATATCAGAACCAGGGTATCGCGAAACAGCTGATCTTCAAAGCTATACAGACGGCTCGGAGGTCTGGAGAAGTGGAACAGATTCATTTATCTGTAGTTTCCACCAACAACGCTGCTATTCACTTATATGAGTCCATTGGTTTTAAAATGTATGCCACAGAGCCCAGATCCATCAAAACGGACAAGGGCTACTTAGATGAACATTTAATGGTCTTATCTTTATAA
- a CDS encoding spore coat protein, with amino-acid sequence MERHDTLAWHEAIELHELVAFKSIGVMKMKMALPNITDQTLKGLYERSIQENQSDLQELMEFYRHVPSPDGRNEEERVYDTFFEGDLLAFTKTGVRNYAIAITETATPALKEVLTKQLNQCIKLHDMVYRYMYKQGHYPSYNLNKLFSNDLQLAQKALSM; translated from the coding sequence TTGGAGCGTCATGATACTCTTGCATGGCATGAAGCAATTGAACTGCATGAACTTGTCGCCTTCAAATCAATTGGTGTCATGAAAATGAAAATGGCCCTGCCGAACATCACGGACCAGACTTTAAAAGGTCTGTATGAACGCAGCATTCAGGAAAATCAGTCTGACCTGCAGGAATTAATGGAATTTTACCGTCATGTTCCATCACCTGATGGACGGAATGAAGAGGAACGTGTATATGATACTTTTTTTGAAGGTGATTTGCTCGCTTTTACGAAGACAGGGGTTCGAAATTACGCCATTGCGATAACAGAAACGGCAACCCCAGCATTAAAGGAAGTTCTGACAAAGCAATTAAATCAATGCATAAAACTGCATGACATGGTTTATCGTTACATGTATAAACAAGGTCATTACCCATCGTATAATTTAAACAAGTTATTTTCGAATGATTTGCAACTGGCACAAAAAGCGTTATCCATGTAA
- a CDS encoding YozQ family protein: MSQKNNRKSEKTVANKYYEPEDYEKQDQLSAGIAETHEQASDTLTEGTIDGKIERDNGENEDIPRKGYD; this comes from the coding sequence ATGAGTCAAAAAAATAATCGCAAATCAGAGAAGACGGTAGCAAATAAGTATTACGAGCCTGAGGACTACGAAAAACAGGATCAACTGTCTGCAGGAATCGCCGAGACCCATGAACAGGCAAGCGATACATTAACAGAAGGTACGATTGATGGAAAAATTGAACGTGATAATGGTGAAAATGAGGATATACCCAGAAAAGGATATGATTAA